The Capsicum annuum cultivar UCD-10X-F1 chromosome 1, UCD10Xv1.1, whole genome shotgun sequence sequence TAAAGATGGCTAAGCTTCATTCTCTATAATCAGTCTTCACAGCTTCTATTTTGATTGTGAATTATTGTCTTAACTcacattttgataaaaaaaacatCTTATTATTAGGATCTTGTTTAACCAATCTTACAAAGGTCAATGCTTGTTGCATAATGGTATGGGTGAAAGCTTATATTATTTTCTAACTAAAATTTAGCTCATTATAAGCCTTTATTCGTGAATTAAGACctcatgaatattattatctaATTAAAACCTAGCTCATCAACCAGCACCTGAAAACTTAATACTGGTGAGAGTTTCATAGCTAGACAAGATTGGGATGGAGCAGGTGGGATATATAGTTAGGGACCATAACGGTCATAGGATAATGCATAGCATTTGCCTCTAAAATGgcaatgataaaaaaatagttaGGAGAAAAGCTttagatataaagaaaatatttcaacatCCTATGCATGCATCACTAAATTGTTCAAACATTCCTATGTGGCTTTGTCCCCCATCCCACCAGCTCTTCAAAATATAGCactgaataactaatatgatgtatattattttattttagtataataCGTATATTGTTTTTGTGAAAAATCTCTATTCATTACCAATACATACATGAATTATAAAAGAGAATAGATGACCTTGCTTTGATTAGAAGTCCTGATAACAAACATAATTTTAATGAGTAACTTATCTAAATTATAAGTTTCTTTTAGTGAAGAAGTAATTTTGTGTTAACACAATATAGTATCACTTACCacttattattctttttctacttCTTACTTATCAATTTATGGGTTGTTTCATTTATAGTGGTACTATTTATGTTGTTAAGATGTTTaaaattgtcatttatttttttaaaaaattttaataatttaaaatcaactaaaattttaattattagtaaactttttcttatttaaattataCTGAAACTCCTAATATGTAGCATTTTGGAATCAACTAATCAAGTAAAAGATTTTCTTTCTGAATGTTTTTGAAAattgctatttatttatttttttagaaaaattaataatttaaaatcaaatgaaattttaattataattaaaaaatttcttatttgaattatgttgaaactcctaatatatgtAGCAATTTGAAATCAATTAATCAAGTAAAAACTTCTCTTTCTGAATGTCGTATAAAATGATTAATATCTTTAGTTAAAATACACGTGCAACGTACGTATACTAAACTAGTatgaataaaatgatcaaaatagatCACCTATTTAATAAATTACTAGAATAggctaaacataataatttattacgttttataccTTTTTAAGTGGTTTAATGGTAGATGTGTATAGTAAAAATTTTTTAGTAAAATgtagtaataatttattacgttcacaaaacttttttataaaacataataatttattacgattacatgatttgacataaaaaaGTGATGTGATAATAcactgaattttttttaaaaaaaaattataaattaaaactttataattttttaaaacttttataaattaaaactttttattacaatttataaattataattttttattacgtTTTTTaccaattcttttttttaattattgcttcattttatcaaatcaagtaCCACCTACCTcactctttttgatttttttctttcataaattgtATTAAGAAGTTATTTtctaataaatacaaaataaaaaataccttattataaatttattttaacaattcgtgataaaaaattacattgttttctaaatttgatcAGATGAATGTATTATAGTTGATGTTACATCTCATACAAACTGATCGAATAATTAAAAATGTGTACTTAAATATTacttatgttttaaaaaatatattatatttttaattagagggTCACACTCTCAtgtaaagttaaaatttaggtaaaaaaaaatacattttctaTTCAtcaatcaaacaccataaaatatttttcactcaacaatcaaacacaagaaaataagtaaaacaccaacttattttctatgaaaacattttccatcgTACCAAATACACCCTAAATCGTTTCAATTATCATATGATGttctacccaaaaaaaaaataaaacaatgttTAATAACGAAAAAAAATCCGGAATACGTGTATTTTTCTACTAGCCTCGAGAACGTTCTTCAAAAAATGTGCACACCACAACTCTGGAACCTTCTACAATATGCTTTCTATGCGTTTCTAGAATCCCTTTTCCCCTTCTCCAAGTCACTCTAAATGCTATAAAACCAACACATTATACGTACACACATTAATCATTATCATCTTAGTCGTCAAAAATCAACTCCATAGCAGCTCATTATTTCTCAATGGCAACTTCAATGGCTCTTAGGAGGGTTACCATCTCACCCCTCTACAACAGGCTTGTTAACCCTGTCCGTTCTGCATCAGTTGCTCCTTCTGTTTTCAGATCTTTCAATACTAACGCTCAGATGGCTTCTTACGATGAAGATGATCGCGGAGTCGATGTTGATAGGCGCTCCGGTCGTTCCGTGTCTCGCCGTCAGGACGGTTTACCCAGTTTCTTCTCAGGTACTTATTTACTCCTCTTCTGTTTCACTCAAATTTATGATATATTTCATGacaacaacaaaatatttttattaaggcaTAAATGGTTCTTAAAGAATTAAGAGTAGATGGTGCgataacatatttttttaaatccaGCTAGAAAATCGCCTCCTGCGTGCATACACTAGATGGCGAAATCCAGGCTCAAATCTTATAGAGTACTttgttttgtttcaatttatgtggcagtttttgaattttgaaattttaatatgttttgtCTTTTGATCGTGATTTTTGAGAtatatgttatttatatggaAGAAAATTTAtctaatatgtataaataatctGTCTTGAATCTAATAGATTGGTGTAATAAGTATATACTAATCAAATCTCTGATTTTAAAACAATTTTGCGATCTAGTTTGATAATAGTCGGCTCTGTTTAAGTTAGCTACTTGTACGTACTGGGTCCTAAAATTCAACAGTTCAGGCTCAAATCTTATAATTGTATTCTGTTTGTATAAATAATCTAAGCTAGAATctgataaaagttttttttttttttttcttttatttaagaaaaagcTCTTCCAGATCTGTATGATGTATGAGTAGTCGGTTCTGTTAAGCTAGCTACTCCTCTATACAGGCTGTGGAATCCAGTAACTAGGCGTCAAAGACATCAGTtaatatgtataaattacataatttatctaaaagaaataatacaatcctaaacttaatatcaaattataattttaacattaaaatataatttttaattattcaacTTCACTCGTATCTAtgcaaaattataatttaattatatgatGTCACGTCTTTAAAAGAGCTGGCTTGAAAGGAGGTTATATTTGTGTTGTTTTAAATAGTTGAAGGTTATATTTGTGTATTGttaaagttttgttttttgtgttaaaataaatttatttttattattattattattattattattatttatttatttatttatttatttttatagcagcatttaatttcttttaatttaaaaaacagTCATTAGCAAGTATCGAATCTGCGCAGTAGATTAAAGGAACTCTCTGAGAAGAGTAAATAGCATCACTGGATTATCTAAGTATTTTGTTTTATGTGGTTCAATATTAGCATACAAACATAaatattcattttctattttataaCCAAGGTGAAACCCATGGAAACCATTTAGGTTCGCTActgcattaatttaataatattttaataactttaatttaataatattaatttgatagcgttaatttaatatattactactatctttaataatgttaatttaatagtATTTtgtttgaattataatttttttattattaatatagttttatttttaatttaatatttaaataaattatatttaggtataatatataatttaaattcgtCCTcagctttataatatatatacatatctgcaCGTTTTTTTTGTACGAGGCTGCCCATCtaattaataaattttcaatattgctcttttttcgCAATggcaaaagaaattagatgtcatttttatttttaaatcgaaaataatgaaaaataatagtggaaattcatttaaaggtcatatttttGCGTATCTGAATAGTTAAAAGGTCATTTGTGCACTGTTAAAGTTTAGGTCTTAGATTTTAAGCTAAACTTGCAATGCATTTTGCCACATAAAGATTGGAGGCTATATTTGTgcaattttaaatagttaaagttTATATTTGTAAACTGTCGAAGTTTAAGGTTgaaattataatttggtgtcaagtttagggtcatatttgtgTATTATGCGTATTTAAAATCTAACCCATTCTTTTAGAAAAGAACATATGCTCTTTAACGACtatgttttatttaaatcaaATTTGTGATCTAGTATAATATTTTAGTCACATCTGTTAAGCTAGCTACTTGTATAGAAAGGCACAAATGTTATATTTGCGTAAATTATACGGTGTACATATAAATAATTCATCTAGAACTCAACAAATTAGAATAGATACACTTCAGAACTCTGTAAATTAAAAAGTCCGACTCACTTTTGGTTTACTGCAGATGTGTTTGATCCATTTTCACCGCCAAGGAGTGTGAGCCAGCTGCTAAACATGATGGACCAAATGATCGATTCTCCATTTGTAGCGGCGCCTCGTTCTATGGGCGCCGTAGTCCCATCAAGGAGAGGATGGGACGTGAGGGAGGATGCTGATGCTCTGTATATAAAAATGGATATGCCTGGACTCGACAAGGATAATGTGAAGGTGGCAGTGGAGCAGAACACGCTGATCATCAAAGGAGAGGGCGAGAAAGAATCCGAGGATGAAGAGTGTAGGAGAAGGTACTCTACCAGACTGGAAATTCCACAAAAGCTGTATAAATTGGATGGGATTAAGGCGGAGATGAAGAACGGGGTGTTGAAAGTAGCGGTTCCAAAGGTGAAGGAAGAAGAGAGGAAAGATGTTTTCAATGTTCAAGTTGAATGAGCCTTCAGTTGTGTTGAGCTTGTGCAATTTTTAGGTGAATATTGTGTGAAAAATAACCTGCTGAACGGTGGAAATATGGTTGTCCCTTCAATTATCGAACGAACAGTTTTAAGTTGTTAGTATACTGCTCTTCATGTCTCTCTGTTCTCATAACAGTTGCCGCTATCTTTTGCCCTGCCGCTGTTTTAGATCCCCAACTTTCATATCTAATCTAGGACTAGGTCGAGATGAATACAAATAGCCCCCGGAGTTGGTTTTTGATAGGGTCTATCTTTAGCTTGCAGGAAAGAACACAACGGAGGTGAAGATCCCAAAATTATGGATTTTAATTAGTTAATAGTATTTGACAAACACGCTAATGGAATCTAACAGTCACTGAAATTCGGTAATAGAATGTAGTTGGTTGACTCGTGGcacatcacccaaaatatctaaACACATGGCCATTTAGCAATGTCTACAAAGAAATCATACAATGTGATACTGTGAATGTGATGATGCTCTTAGAAGAATCGTACGGGAAGTGGAAGAGCAGAAATGAGTAGtggcttagttttattttgtatttgtgtCAAACAGTGGACCTTGCTCTTAATGATATTCGTTAGGGAATGGGGCACAGCTTGAGACTAGTGGGTAAAGTTAGATAACACATGTttgcaaattatgaatttaagttATGGAAATCATCTCTGAGGTAGGACTTCTATTTTTAGGATGTTCGTGTATAGCGAACGTTTTAATGTTGTGTGCTGTAAATTTGAGTTCAAGGGTTATTTGATCTGTtgttcaaaatatttaaacatcgTGAGGTAAGTTATGATCCAGACTAAGATTCATATCTTCTCAGCGTATACAATTTTGATAACTTATATACAAGGTTGTAGTGAAGAGATAAAGTTCGAAAATTTTGGATTTGAATTCTTTGGTTATTGAGCCATTGCTGTTACGGAGCATTATACCTTCAAATTTGGAATTTTTCAGTGTGACTTTAAATTTTGTCGCACTTAAACGAAAAAAATTTAGATTACTGAGTCTTTAAGTATAGCTAGATTTCTATTGTACGTTAGATCCATTTTGCATTTATATAAAATCGAGAAAAATTGTCCCAAAGTATTAATAAATTCTCAACAAGTCTGATTGTTGTTAGCAATCATTGGAATGACATGACAAAATACTAGAGCAAAAAGCTTTAGGCTAGGCCTGCTAAGAGATCCACGTTGTTAACTCTTATCATTAACATTATATTACGTAGATTATATTTTACACAATAGTAAGGGCGCATTCTGCACAAATGACAAACGaatatattgtatatttattgaaaagaaaaattagaaaaattagaatTGTATGCTAAGGATAATATCAATTAATTCATTTTAcctaattcatattttaattatctattttctttaatttacgtTCATGATTAGATTGCAATCTAATTTATTTTAGCTCAATCCAATGAATTCATACAAATCTAATCCCATTTGTTCATTTGTCACAACTAGCTATTACTATAATCCACAACTAATTGTGAGCCTTCACTACCAACTACCACCATCAACAACTTTTAATCACTAACCTCCAAGATACCACATTCACTATTATCAACTTTTAATGACTTTTGCCAATCACTAACCTCCAAGATACCACATTCAACTAGTCAAATGTAAGTGCTTGCACGtgtatgtaaaataaaatatgggtgtcAAACGGGTCGGGTCGGGCCAACTTGGAATCGGTTCTTTTATTTTAAtcgggttgagggccggttaaAGGCCGATTTTGGCGCTAGACGGGTGGGGCTGgaccaaacagtaaaaaaaattaaattcaccctaacccggcccacttaactcAACCCGGTTAAACTCACCAAATTTCGATCAAATTCGCTTAAAAAATCGGTTAAATTcggtcaaaaaaaaaaaaaaactttctttcaatatacattacatatacccacctatatacataataaatacgttaaataatacatatacactatatatatagtatatactacattagaatttaaaaaatatatacacatatacacaattagtcaattactcatatatacacacgattcaatgtatatatactattacttataaaatatactacaatatatatacattacaatatatgtagatatatactaattcataaaacatatacacNNNNNNNNNNNNNNNNNNNNNNNNNNNNNNNNNNNNNNNNNNNNNNNNNNNNNNNNNNNNNNNNNNNNNNNNNNNNNNNNNNNNNNNNNNNNNNNNNNNNtacattaaaatatatatagatatagttatatactaatttataaaacatatacacatgtatacgttaaatatatacttctatagaaatatatacacgtgtatatgcaccattcaatgtatatatactactacttataaaatatactacaatatatatacattacaatatatataaatatacttatatactaagttataaaacatatacacatgtatatgtgaaatatacacttctatagaagatatatacacgtgtatacgcaccattcaatgtatatatactactacttataaaatatactacattatatatacattacaatatatatagatatactttaaatatacacttctatagaagatatatgcacaaatatacaaaacatatgctacttaatataataaattaataatatttggtagtaaattaataatatattagaagtaagtttttaatttaaagtagaaaactagaaattcaatttaaaattttaaatcgttaaatgaaaaaaaataaaaaacaagtactaaggagtgaatgaatttggggaattttattgattgcaaaatgatccaaaatttataatttacataaatgaaaaatctataaattatgcatcattttttccaactcattcatgttaatattaatgggaacttgcataggatagtcgaagtcaacgggggcaaaaccatgcattggacttgattctgctaagTTCTCCCgtaaagtcataatttcttcaagtttcagctcgtcacTCGGCTCtagttccattccttggtttcttctttacgctctaatccaatctctgaggcaaactagaacattcattgcattgcttcccaatgagtgtcggttgtctccaagctgctgtcgtccctgactaaaggcgctctttgatgcaacggttgacattggaacattcaagatatctctagctaatcttgaaagcacaggatattgtgtttcattactcctccaccaatccaatgtgttgatccgtcgtctgcgatcctctggttctctcatcaacactgttccaacaatttaaatcataaaacgaatcagaaaaatcactatgtgccggccttttagaagatgatggctcctcaggAGGGTGAGGAGccacagttggagtgatatttgtaggtacggctaaatcaaataaatcagcatagtgattatataatttttctatgtaatcctttgcatcagccgtagccgtccacaaatcaggttgtattTGTTCAGAATCAtgattagtatttatttttaagttagtataaataagagtactaaattggcacatattattatattttatgcacgaatttagcatagcaccaaccaagtaaataggggaaatcgagaaaaaatatttttaaaatttcgtaaacatggcgccaataGCTTCTTTataacattctttatttttatattcttttagcaaaccagaaatatcggctatatatgtcaaaatattacaaatagtaggatacTAAGCAtcggaaaattcaaccgtagctacatgaaatttttctaaaaacttaacaagatcattaattacaactcaATCAGAATTAtttagcatgcaatcagcagaatcagcaaatgaaccgcaatattggttaaaagctagtgtaataggaattctatatttataacaagtttttaaaaattcatacgtagaattccatctagtatcaatttcctcaggtaTCAAAATTGGTGTAagttcattttcttgacatttaactttaaattctctaattctcaatctacaattattttcttgaataaaatcaacggcaagatgaattttttcaatataaagctcaaaaaactcaagaccatcttttacaattaaattatatatatgacatacacacttaatatgaaaaatttcaggtaagggcggagatagcgtaaattttaatttttttaaagcagtcttgttgttagaagcattatcaaaagcaatacataaaattttattttcgataccataatatccggcaattttaacaatagaatcagtaataaattgtctagtatgtttacgatcttcatcatataaaaaagcaagaatacgtttttgcatcacggaattactatccatccaatgacaagtaacggttaaataattatttttatttacagcacgaccaagattagaagttaggaacaatctacattgaatattttttaacaatgttgataaataaaaacaatattgtgaatgaagtctaaaaatatcggaccgataagtagttctaggaataccgttaaacataggattataaattgcttgtatataacgaataaaggcatcagaagtaGGAAAACTAAAaagcaaacaacccacaactaccattttagctatttcttcccggtccctcaatttattatacttcttcgctacgtgaccggttgctgggtccattctagtttgtgttggtccaccaacatccccaccatcTTGTGCAATATtcaactctcttttgtgatcttcagctatatgtctcattaacgtacccataCCCTTTGTTTGcatccacttctatgcttatatatttgttgacaaatattgtattgcaactcaatatctgatatacgttcaaaaaattgtcatgcaacaatagttcttttacgaggtcttggggcactgggaggacggggagggagattaaccgattcagatctaacgttagcatctcctactgcgggtgtctcagcaatattttcattatcttcgtctaaattaaccacatctacttcattttcttcttttataccgtaatttttctgagcttctacataatccatatcgtgagcacctacacctatttcttccttaaAAGGTGTATCAAGCGGTACCGGAGgtgaaggcacacgggtatatctactacttgaactacctctaccactagtaattcgctttttactaccactaccgcttccgggacaaaatttttaacacctttagtagcgaggtttcttaatttatccataatataaattaaattaaactaaaaatattcaaaatacacaaatataataaaattaaatattaaacaattaatacaataaataaaaattaaacgcaAGAGATGGagcgacaataccaaattttgaaagtatccgaaggttgtgaATTTAGAAAATTCCGCTcatactttgtaaacgaaaaattaaaacattaaagtgaacactttaagaaattaaatatattgaatatttgagaattgagatttgagagaaaatgagattagagagagtgaaaaattgtgtgaaaaatgattgaagttgtagggtatttataaaaaaaattttgggattaaaaaatactttttaaagttaatttttttttttaataaatgggcccaaactagctgtttggacccaaaaacggctttatagccgttgggccaacggctagtttggcccaaaattctattttttttttttttttttaaaaaggtatccGGGCCGGGTCGGGCAGGTTAACCAGCGGGCCTGGACCGGACTTGGTCCGGGCAGGGTTAGCCGtaacccattttaaaaaaataacctgTCTGGGACCCGGAACCCTAAAGGCCTAAGGTTTACCTGGCCGGGTCAAACCGGACCGGATTAGTTACGAGGGCCGGGTTGGGCCGGCCTACTTGACacccttaaaataaaataatataataattaagataataaaataatataatcaaaactaacctttacaaaaaaatCGATAAAGTCGATTAAACATTAATCTACCACCTgtattaaacaaaacaaaacatcaaatACATAGGTAtcccaaaaaataatatcaaacaaaATACTCTTATAGGCTATAATTTAGAATTTCACAAATAaagaattttttgtgtttttcttaaacacataaaattaagaaaacaaatatgagtaatatcatattatttttacatgtgaagtaaataacataaatttgtAAACGTAGTTAGATTTAAGGACTATACCTAACATTTAGAGAGGGATAAATTTCACAAAGAGTTTTAGAAAATCTCTCGATTCGCTGCTGTCTTTAGatgaatacaaaaaataatatccaaacaCAAGGGataaataagtgaaaaaatattgGCTTAGCTATCGAACTAACTTTCCACCTTAATACTTGTCTTTTGTTGAATTTATATCTTTATATAATCCAATACACAATAAATGTGCTAGAAAAGTAAATATATGGGAGACTTGAGATCGATTTTCCTCActgataaatataaatttaaaacattaataaaaattaCATGTGATAGCAAAATTAGTAAAAAGATTCGAGAAATATGCATGGAGATTTTTCACCTTTCcatcttttttcctctctttataTAAAGAACCCTAGATCTAATTTGAACTATATTAAAAGTCctaaatattaggagtttttacATAGTAcacattttaatataaatataaatttagttCTTACAATgtttttcattaaattttaagGTTAAAAGTTTTCAATGTTTGCAAACCTATTTAGGATATATCTTTTGTTGTTCTCGTTGagcttttgaaaaattaaattctagACGctaatttaggattttttttttctattttgaggggttttatatgatttaagattctcttcttcttttcaagaatagggtttttgatttctttttacaCGTTCATGCTTTCCTTTTTAAgttttttccttgattttaaataaaaaattatataaataaaataattttaaaataacttagAAAATAGTTAATGACAAATTTGTCTATTgcgaaaacttttaatgaagggtaaaagtttcaaatcatttttctaagggtattcacagttttaatatattatatattatatattatagattatagatatagatataaataccATTTCAAATCGACAAACATATTTACTGCTAATAGTCATGACCACCAATGCTGTcatataaattttcaaatattttactggtgcaatattaaattaatataatatttagaaaaaagtcatcatttccaccctaaactatacacgaaaagtctAGGTCACACTTAAACTATCATAGTGTCCTATTACAcatctaaactataaaaaagtgaaactattttcaCCCCAAAAGGTAAGAACCAGTCACATAATGGAGAGTGATTTACTCTCGTGCCACATCATCGCCAAGTCATTACCACATCAGatattatgtctttttttttaaaagtccaGATCACCCATTActtcttcttcaccaaaatcatcattaacaacatcaTCATTAACACCACCATTAACACTAAAAGTCCACCATTAACACCATTAACACCATCATCATAAAACTCAAATCTTCACcgcaataattttaaaaacactataaatttaattatcggaatcataatacaatcattagtATCACAAATCTCAAACACCCCTTCTCTCACAATCAAAATGCACATCCTTTCACTGTAATTATATAACAACTTGATTGTCAATAAAGCATATTGCACAGTTCTTGATAACCcatttttcaagaattttatcaaaagtTTTAATAGTCCaccaaattttatcaaaatttttaatagCATTCTGAATCAGTATTGTTGGGGATATGCACACACAACACTATCCAAAGGGtcttccatttttctttcatcCAGAGAACAATACACAGCTACACCACACCCGATCGAAAAATAGAAAAGGCATAAAGAGagtagagagaagagagaggggGAAATGGAAAGAAATCGAGAGATAAGGAGAGGAAACAAAGACAGCGAATAGAGTGGGGGGAACGGTCTGTTTTTCTGGTAATAGCTTCAATAAGATTCCGGCCAGAGCAGTAACAACTTCCTTTCTCTCTTTACTAGCTTTTCAATTACTTTTTAAAACCATAAAATTCTTCTTATTGATTTCATCACAATCGTAAAATTCTCCGATTTTTCTTTCGTATATAGCTAAATTTCGTAAAAATTTAATGTGTGTGAACGAAAAAAAAAGAACTGACGGAGCTTTGAAAATATTTGGTCAGACACTAGCGATGGAAAAATCGTATATAGCTTGCTTTTTgtgtttcaccattttttttgACCGACGTCGATTCAAGATGGGATTGAAGGAGAGAAAATTTGTGTGAGATGGAGGAAGGGTGGGGgtattaaagaatttttttgtttttggacgcgcctttttttttaattaaattttatttccaCATCAGATTTAGGGTggaaatagtttcacttttttatagtttaggtgtgtaataggacattatgatagtttaggtgtgacctagacttttcgtgtatagtttagggtg is a genomic window containing:
- the LOC107867615 gene encoding small heat shock protein, chloroplastic, producing the protein MATSMALRRVTISPLYNRLVNPVRSASVAPSVFRSFNTNAQMASYDEDDRGVDVDRRSGRSVSRRQDGLPSFFSDVFDPFSPPRSVSQLLNMMDQMIDSPFVAAPRSMGAVVPSRRGWDVREDADALYIKMDMPGLDKDNVKVAVEQNTLIIKGEGEKESEDEECRRRYSTRLEIPQKLYKLDGIKAEMKNGVLKVAVPKVKEEERKDVFNVQVE